Genomic segment of Saccharopolyspora phatthalungensis:
CGGTGCAGAGTGGTGACAGGGATCGGCAGATGGCCGCACTACTGGAGTTCGAGCGCAGCGCTCAACGCATCACCGACGTGGCACCGCTGCTCATTCCTGGCTTGCTGCAGACCGCCGAATATGCCCGCGCCATCATGGTGGCCGCCGAGGTGCCCACCCACGAGATCGAGACTCGCGTACTCGTCAGGGTGGGGAGGCGCGAGGTGCTGACTCGGCGGGAACCGGCGAACCTACTGGCGCTCGTCGGAGAAGCGGCCATTCGGCAGGAGATCGGCGGTCGAGATGTGGTGCTCGACCAGATGCACCACCTGTTGAACTACGCCCAGATGCCCACTGTCGACCTCCGAATAGTCTCATCAACAGCGGGATGGAGCCCAGCGCTCGAAGGTCCGTTCGTCCTGATCGACTTCGACGACGAACGACCGATCGTGCATGTCGAGAACCGACGTGCCGGGCTGTTCTTCCATGAACCGGACGACATCGAGGCGTACCGAAACGCCGTCGATAGGGTGAAAAGCGTGGCGATGAGCCCGGCCGACACAACCAAGCTCATCGCCGATGTCATCACTGAACTGGAGACGACAACATGACGATACCCCGCATGCCTTACGGATGGCGGAAGTCCAGCTATAGCAGCTCTCAAACCAACTGCGTCGAGATCGGCCGCGCCAGTGACGGGGCGGCTGTCCGCGACACGAAGGACCGGTCCG
This window contains:
- a CDS encoding helix-turn-helix domain-containing protein, whose translation is MSGTNGSPKARALGARLRDARKAAGFTVRGLAEQLGISHSAISRWETGARSPQPEDVASILAATGVNGAERSELLDLARGAGDPHWLSVQSGDRDRQMAALLEFERSAQRITDVAPLLIPGLLQTAEYARAIMVAAEVPTHEIETRVLVRVGRREVLTRREPANLLALVGEAAIRQEIGGRDVVLDQMHHLLNYAQMPTVDLRIVSSTAGWSPALEGPFVLIDFDDERPIVHVENRRAGLFFHEPDDIEAYRNAVDRVKSVAMSPADTTKLIADVITELETTT
- a CDS encoding DUF397 domain-containing protein, yielding MTIPRMPYGWRKSSYSSSQTNCVEIGRASDGAAVRDTKDRSAGYFTTTAAQWSAFIDAVKSGRF